GCTGCTCTACCGGATGCTCACCGGGCGGCTGCCCTGGCAGGCCAGCACCACCACCCAGATGCTGCGGGCGCACATGTACCACGACCCGGAGCCGATGCCGCCGGTGCGCGGGCTGCCCGACGAGGTGGTCGAGCTGGTCGGCCGCTGCCTGGCCAAGCGTCCCGAGGACCGGCCGGCGACGACCGAGGTGGCGCGTACCCTCGCCGGCGCGGCCGGGATGGTCGCGGCCGTGCCGGTGTCCCCGGCCCCCGGGCGGGGAGATCCGGCCCTGCTCGCCAACGCGGGCACCACGATCCTGCCCTGGTCGGCCGACACCGACGCGCTGCCCTTCTCGGGCCGGACCCGCAACCGCCGGGCCGCCGCGCGCCGCCGCCGGATCGAGGCCGGGGTGGTCGCGGTGGGTCTCGTCGCGGTGACCGCGGCGATCTGGGGGGTGACCTCGCGCAGCCCGGCCAGCGGCGGGGTCGACCGGCCCACCGAGGCCCGGATGGGGTTGGCCGAACCCACCCCGTGCGAGGTCGAGTACGCGCTGCGCAGCGACTCCGGCAGGGACTTCGCCGCCCAGCTCACGCTGACCAACACCGGCCCCCGGGAGCTGCGCGACTGGACGATGAGCTTCGCCTTCCCCGGCCAGCAGACCGTCACCACGACCACCCCGGGAGTACGCCAGGAGGGGCGCACGGTCCGGGTCACCCCGGCGGCCGGACGCGCCGCGCTGGCCCCGGGCGCGTCCGAGAAGGTCGCGCTGACCGGCCGGTACACCGGCGGCAACCCGCTGCCGCTGGAGTTCACCGTCGGCGAGTCGAGCTGCGGGGTGCGGGTCTCCGGGGTCGCCGGCAGCGCCCCGGTGGTGAAGCCGCCGACGGTGAAGAAGCCGGCGGCGAAGAAACCGGCGGTGAAGAAGCCGGCGAAGGCGTCCGGCAAGGGCGGTTCCGGCGGTGGGGCCGCCCCGGCGAAGCCCAAGCCGAAGGCCGAGAAGCCCGGCAAGGGGCCGGGGTCGGCCGCGGGCAAGGGGCCGGCGGGCAAGGGGCCGGGTGGGGCGGCGGGCAAGCCGGGGCGGTGACCGGGCGGGGCTGAGCCTCAGCGCAGGGCCGCGAACTGTTGCACCTGGGCGATCCCGCCCTCGACGACCAGGATGCTGCCCGGCCCCAGCAGGGTGTCCGGCTCGGCGTACCGGAAGGGCTCCCCGGCCGGTTTGGCGCCGACCACCATCACCCCGTACCGCTCCTGCAGGGCCAGCCCGTCGAGGCGGTGGCCGACCAGCGGCGGGGGGACCGGCACCTTGGCGATGGCGAAGTCGTCGCCGAACTCCATGAAGTCGAGCATCCGGCTGACGATCAGGTGGGCCACCCGTTCGCCGGTCTCCGCCTCGGGGAAGACCACGTGGTGGGCGCCGACCGAGGCCAGGATCTTGGCATGCTTCCGGGAGGTCGCCCGCGCCCAGATCTGCGGTACGCCCACCTCGGTCAACGCCAGCACGGTGAGCACGCTGGCCTCCACCGAGGCGCCGATGGCGACCACCACCCGGCGGAAGTCACCGATGCCGAGCTGCCGCAGCGCCTGTTCCTCGGTGGCGTCGGCCTGCACCACCCGGTCCAGCGAGGCCGACCAGCGTTGCACCCGTGCGGCGTCGTGGTCCACGGCGAGCACCTGGTGGCCGAGCCGGGCCAACGCCCCGGCCAGGTGGCAGCCGAACCGGCCCAGCCCGATCACGGCGATGTCGCCGCTGTCCTCGCTCCTAGCCGA
Above is a window of Micromonospora rifamycinica DNA encoding:
- a CDS encoding serine/threonine-protein kinase, whose product is MGAGVRNAAQLLGERYRLIEQLGAGGMSVVWRGYDQVLGRQVAVKVLASRLATDRAFRHRIRIEAQAAARLCHPNITNVYDYGESEQVGLTVPYVVMELVDGGPLTARLGRDGQLPWREAVTIGAEVTSALATAHARGVVHRDVTPGNVMLTATGVKVVDFGISALVGESEKGPDGTLLGTPAYLAPERLDNGQVSPATDVYAVGLLLYRMLTGRLPWQASTTTQMLRAHMYHDPEPMPPVRGLPDEVVELVGRCLAKRPEDRPATTEVARTLAGAAGMVAAVPVSPAPGRGDPALLANAGTTILPWSADTDALPFSGRTRNRRAAARRRRIEAGVVAVGLVAVTAAIWGVTSRSPASGGVDRPTEARMGLAEPTPCEVEYALRSDSGRDFAAQLTLTNTGPRELRDWTMSFAFPGQQTVTTTTPGVRQEGRTVRVTPAAGRAALAPGASEKVALTGRYTGGNPLPLEFTVGESSCGVRVSGVAGSAPVVKPPTVKKPAAKKPAVKKPAKASGKGGSGGGAAPAKPKPKAEKPGKGPGSAAGKGPAGKGPGGAAGKPGR
- a CDS encoding potassium channel family protein, with the protein product MSARSEDSGDIAVIGLGRFGCHLAGALARLGHQVLAVDHDAARVQRWSASLDRVVQADATEEQALRQLGIGDFRRVVVAIGASVEASVLTVLALTEVGVPQIWARATSRKHAKILASVGAHHVVFPEAETGERVAHLIVSRMLDFMEFGDDFAIAKVPVPPPLVGHRLDGLALQERYGVMVVGAKPAGEPFRYAEPDTLLGPGSILVVEGGIAQVQQFAALR